The Pseudanabaena sp. FACHB-2040 genome includes a window with the following:
- a CDS encoding long-chain fatty acid--CoA ligase: protein MNAPSPLVLKSIHDRDLSFINIQRRYETAQSLPEIWPVAAQRFGGTMAMHDPHGTPPASLTYRELCDRIQTFASGLQALGVEPYAHVALFADNSHRWFIADQGIMTAGGVDAVRSATAEKEELLYIAENSDSTVLVVEDLKLFNRLRDRLDSLPIRLVVLLSDELPPANDQLKVVNFPQLLELGNNRPLSAVSLSPKDLATLIYTSGTTGKPKGVMLTHANLLQQINTLGGVVQPQAGDRVLGILPSWHVFERTVEYYLYSQGCTQTYTSIRHVKADLRSVKPQYMVGVPRLWESIYEGAQKQFREQPENKQKLINTFFGISNRYVTNLWRYQDLKLDEPNLSPLQRLVAGLVALANWPGHLLGKKLVYSKVREATGGEVKQLISGGGSLARHIDVFFEVINVPLLVGYGLTETAPVLSARRPWRNLRGAAGQPILDTELKIVDPETGRDLPQGEKGLVLAKGPQIMSGYYKNPEATAKAINPEGWFDTGDLGWITRDYNLVLTGRAKDTIVLTNGENIEPQPIEDACVRSAYIDQIMLVGQDQRSLGALIVPNLEALQQWAATQSLFIDLPDEEATAPAGSTLITLEDEQVKKLFRSELNREVQNRPGYRPDDRIGPIFLISEPFTIDNGLLTQTLKVRRNIVTERYRGMIDAMFA from the coding sequence ATGAACGCGCCAAGTCCTCTCGTCCTTAAATCGATCCACGATCGCGACCTCAGCTTTATTAATATTCAGCGTCGTTACGAGACGGCTCAGTCGTTACCGGAGATTTGGCCGGTTGCGGCGCAGCGGTTTGGGGGCACGATGGCAATGCACGATCCTCATGGCACACCGCCTGCCTCGCTGACCTATCGGGAACTGTGCGATCGCATTCAAACCTTTGCCAGTGGACTACAGGCCCTAGGTGTAGAGCCCTATGCCCACGTGGCGTTGTTTGCCGACAACAGCCATCGCTGGTTTATTGCCGACCAGGGCATCATGACCGCTGGTGGAGTCGATGCTGTTCGTAGCGCCACAGCAGAAAAAGAAGAGCTGCTCTACATTGCTGAAAACAGCGATAGCACCGTTTTAGTAGTCGAAGATCTCAAGCTGTTTAATCGACTGCGAGACCGGCTCGATAGCCTGCCCATTCGCCTAGTAGTACTGCTGTCTGACGAGTTGCCTCCTGCTAACGACCAGCTTAAAGTCGTGAACTTTCCGCAACTGCTGGAGCTGGGCAACAACCGACCGCTATCAGCCGTCAGCCTCAGTCCTAAGGATTTGGCGACTTTGATCTACACCTCTGGCACCACTGGCAAGCCCAAAGGGGTCATGCTCACCCACGCCAACCTGCTGCAGCAGATCAACACGCTAGGCGGGGTAGTGCAGCCCCAGGCAGGAGATCGAGTTCTAGGCATTTTGCCCTCTTGGCACGTCTTTGAGCGCACCGTAGAGTACTACCTCTACTCCCAGGGCTGCACCCAGACCTACACCAGCATTCGCCACGTCAAAGCCGATCTGCGCAGCGTCAAGCCGCAGTACATGGTGGGGGTGCCCCGGCTGTGGGAGTCGATCTATGAAGGCGCGCAAAAGCAGTTTCGAGAGCAGCCCGAGAACAAGCAAAAGCTGATCAACACCTTCTTTGGCATCAGCAACCGCTACGTCACCAACCTCTGGCGTTATCAAGATCTCAAGCTCGATGAACCCAACCTATCGCCTTTACAGCGGCTAGTAGCGGGGCTGGTAGCTTTGGCCAACTGGCCCGGCCACCTGTTGGGGAAAAAGCTGGTTTATAGCAAGGTCAGAGAGGCGACCGGCGGCGAGGTTAAGCAGCTAATTAGCGGCGGCGGCTCGCTGGCCCGTCATATCGATGTGTTTTTTGAGGTGATTAACGTACCGCTGCTTGTAGGCTACGGTCTCACCGAAACGGCTCCAGTGCTCTCGGCTCGGCGACCCTGGCGCAACCTGCGAGGAGCCGCCGGACAACCCATCCTCGATACCGAACTCAAAATTGTTGACCCCGAAACCGGCAGAGATCTGCCCCAAGGCGAAAAGGGCCTAGTGCTGGCCAAAGGGCCGCAGATCATGTCTGGCTACTACAAAAATCCTGAAGCTACGGCCAAGGCCATTAACCCCGAAGGCTGGTTTGATACAGGCGACCTGGGCTGGATTACCCGCGACTACAACCTGGTGCTAACCGGTAGAGCCAAAGACACCATTGTGTTGACCAACGGGGAAAACATTGAACCCCAGCCGATTGAAGATGCCTGTGTGCGCAGTGCCTACATCGACCAGATCATGCTAGTCGGGCAAGATCAGCGATCGCTAGGAGCCCTCATCGTGCCTAACCTAGAGGCGCTGCAGCAGTGGGCTGCCACTCAGTCTCTGTTCATTGACCTGCCCGATGAAGAAGCGACGGCCCCGGCAGGCTCCACGCTGATCACTTTAGAAGATGAGCAGGTGAAGAAGCTGTTTCGCTCAGAGCTAAACCGGGAAGTGCAGAACCGACCTGGCTATCGCCCTGACGATCGCATTGGCCCAATTTTCCTAATTAGCGAACCGTTTACCATAGATAATGGTCTATTGACTCAAACTCTAAAAGTTCGCCGCAACATCGTTACGGAACGGTATCGAGGTATGATCGACGCGATGTTTGCCTAA
- a CDS encoding chemotaxis protein CheW, with translation MTSSRRAARRNLKALPRAPIHQMITFPVRQDWFALPIQTAQKVVPLTAVHSSGHAHGLGLILIDGHRVPTIDLERHIYRDVPQAVLPAVGYSAKLPLPELIDPRHVVIIKLPQLAEVLGLVVSHAPVLRRVPQSAFAPISVAFLSMSQMRCVNAVISLPQQEDPIFLLDLEQVLPPLLPPSPVNV, from the coding sequence ATGACCTCTTCGAGAAGAGCTGCTCGCCGCAACCTCAAGGCCCTGCCGAGGGCTCCTATTCACCAAATGATCACCTTTCCTGTCCGTCAGGATTGGTTTGCCCTGCCAATTCAGACGGCGCAAAAGGTGGTGCCCCTGACTGCAGTCCACAGCAGCGGACATGCCCATGGCTTGGGGCTGATTTTGATTGATGGCCACCGGGTGCCAACGATTGATCTAGAGCGCCACATCTACCGAGATGTGCCCCAGGCCGTCTTACCTGCTGTCGGTTATTCAGCCAAGCTACCTTTGCCGGAACTGATCGACCCCCGCCATGTGGTGATTATTAAATTGCCCCAACTTGCTGAAGTGCTGGGTCTGGTGGTGAGCCATGCCCCAGTGCTTCGGCGGGTGCCTCAATCGGCATTTGCCCCGATTTCGGTGGCTTTTCTGAGCATGAGCCAGATGCGCTGTGTAAATGCTGTTATTTCTTTACCGCAACAAGAGGATCCTATTTTTCTGCTGGATTTGGAGCAGGTCTTGCCCCCGCTGCTGCCGCCCTCTCCAGTCAATGTCTAA
- a CDS encoding bifunctional sterol desaturase/short chain dehydrogenase, which produces MALSMWVVQGLWGIVSILLVELVRDGYHVVSHTWPPLIRLHNWHHKAFKKDFTPVSEEIYRKAQIYNDVPESLVMMTVMGAIALLTPLWGFWVGFIYAFGFLASALARSQGWLLDTDLTHEPGELTALPGGWQVNRTYHWRHHFDDTNAYYAGHFTISDKLMGTAVSLKGKTVAVTGASGTLGRALIHELAQHKAKPIALTTSEQADLGAGVPIVQWSPGQESELRDLLKTVDILVINHGLNVNGQRHPTAIEASLEVNALSGWRLMELFFTTVETSPERATKEVWVNTSEAEVNPALSPLYEVSKRLIGELITLRRLDAPCVVRKLILGPFKSNLNPVGVMGAGWVAWAVVALAKRDIRNIIVTINPLTYLVFPLSEWSKALYFRLFTRGGSGS; this is translated from the coding sequence ATGGCATTGAGCATGTGGGTGGTGCAGGGACTTTGGGGGATAGTCTCGATCTTGCTGGTCGAGCTGGTGCGCGATGGATACCATGTTGTCAGCCATACTTGGCCGCCTTTGATTAGGCTGCACAACTGGCACCACAAGGCATTTAAGAAAGACTTTACGCCCGTCAGTGAAGAGATTTACCGCAAGGCCCAGATCTACAACGATGTACCAGAATCGCTAGTGATGATGACGGTGATGGGTGCGATCGCACTTCTCACCCCTCTCTGGGGCTTTTGGGTGGGCTTTATCTACGCCTTTGGCTTTTTGGCATCGGCCCTAGCTCGCTCCCAGGGGTGGCTGCTGGATACTGACCTAACCCATGAGCCGGGAGAGCTAACGGCCCTACCTGGCGGCTGGCAGGTCAACCGCACCTATCACTGGCGGCACCACTTCGACGACACCAACGCCTACTACGCTGGACACTTTACCATTAGCGACAAACTCATGGGGACTGCCGTTTCTCTCAAAGGCAAAACCGTTGCCGTTACCGGCGCGTCTGGCACCTTAGGGCGGGCGCTAATCCACGAGTTGGCCCAGCACAAAGCCAAGCCGATTGCCCTCACCACCTCAGAGCAGGCCGACCTGGGGGCAGGCGTGCCCATCGTACAGTGGAGCCCAGGACAGGAAAGCGAGCTGCGAGATCTGCTTAAAACCGTCGATATTCTTGTTATTAACCACGGGCTAAATGTTAACGGGCAGCGCCACCCCACCGCCATTGAAGCCTCGCTAGAAGTCAACGCCCTCTCAGGCTGGCGGCTGATGGAGCTGTTTTTCACCACGGTCGAAACCTCCCCCGAGCGCGCCACTAAAGAAGTCTGGGTGAACACCTCCGAAGCTGAGGTCAACCCTGCCCTCAGCCCCCTCTACGAAGTCTCCAAGCGGCTCATCGGTGAACTGATCACCCTGCGCCGCCTCGATGCTCCCTGCGTCGTGCGCAAGCTCATATTGGGGCCGTTTAAGAGCAATCTCAACCCGGTCGGCGTGATGGGAGCCGGATGGGTCGCTTGGGCCGTCGTCGCACTGGCAAAGCGCGACATCCGCAACATCATCGTCACAATCAACCCCCTGACCTATCTGGTCTTTCCCCTCAGCGAGTGGAGCAAGGCTCTGTATTTTCGGCTATTTACTCGTGGCGGCAGCGGCTCTTAG
- a CDS encoding lysophospholipid acyltransferase family protein, with amino-acid sequence MTRVWKVIFLLMAKAVVWLLLGLRIQHRQRLPRSGPAILVANHNSHLDTFVILSLFPLSMAHRLRPVANEEYFLKQSCWLAWFSRHVLDIIPVSCEPEESRSHRASCGYRTFLRSCAAALAQNQILILYPEGSRGKPEHLGEFRSGIAHLAKQHPEVPIVPIFLQGLGKALPKGERLLVPFLCWTYIGEPLYWSGQKKAFLEQLTAHIQALSTEKKLLT; translated from the coding sequence ATGACCCGAGTTTGGAAAGTGATCTTTCTCCTCATGGCCAAGGCAGTAGTGTGGCTTCTTCTCGGCCTCCGCATCCAGCATCGGCAACGATTACCCCGCTCTGGCCCTGCTATCTTAGTGGCCAACCACAACAGCCATCTAGATACCTTTGTCATCCTGTCTCTGTTCCCGCTGTCAATGGCGCATCGCCTGCGGCCTGTAGCCAACGAGGAGTACTTCCTCAAGCAAAGCTGCTGGCTCGCCTGGTTCTCCCGCCACGTTTTAGACATCATTCCAGTTTCCTGTGAGCCAGAAGAAAGCCGCTCCCACCGGGCCAGTTGTGGCTACCGAACTTTTCTCAGGAGCTGTGCAGCAGCGCTCGCCCAAAACCAAATCCTGATTCTGTATCCCGAAGGCTCTAGGGGAAAACCAGAACACTTAGGCGAGTTTAGAAGCGGCATTGCCCACTTGGCCAAGCAGCACCCAGAAGTCCCCATCGTGCCCATTTTTCTGCAGGGACTGGGCAAAGCCTTGCCCAAAGGCGAAAGGCTGCTGGTGCCCTTTCTGTGCTGGACCTACATCGGCGAACCGCTCTACTGGAGCGGTCAAAAGAAAGCATTTCTCGAACAACTGACAGCGCACATACAGGCTCTATCAACAGAAAAAAAGCTTCTTACCTGA
- a CDS encoding Calvin cycle protein CP12 yields the protein MSDIQNKIHEEIESARAACDATGSSSQECAAAWDAVEELQAEASHQRDKGPVKSSFEKYCDTNPEADECRVYDT from the coding sequence ATGAGCGATATCCAAAACAAAATCCACGAAGAAATTGAAAGCGCTCGCGCCGCCTGCGATGCCACAGGTTCTAGTTCTCAAGAGTGTGCTGCTGCCTGGGACGCCGTTGAAGAGCTACAGGCAGAAGCTTCCCACCAGCGGGACAAAGGCCCTGTCAAGTCTTCTTTTGAGAAGTACTGCGACACCAACCCCGAAGCTGACGAGTGCCGCGTCTACGACACCTAA
- a CDS encoding class I SAM-dependent methyltransferase family protein yields the protein MLQKSLPAYEDLLRPLPAWNPKTWYYRLLGLSLKTAGKLSSGIRLGFRYGFDSGVMLEYVYRNQPSGITPVGMLIDWIYLNSQGWRGIRQRSELLKNTLRQVLQTYRQQGLPCNLLDVACGGGRYDLEVLQAFPPEAIKATLRDYKLENVSKARQLARQLGVAAHIEQADAFNDGDLNQVHPRPTVVVVSGLHEILPNDALIRHHFQQLYRIMDTRSTLIFTIQPHHPQLELIARTLPAHTGRPWVMRLRSWELTHQWAEAAGFQNFQVWMEPNGIFGVVVAEKQL from the coding sequence ATGTTGCAAAAATCACTTCCTGCTTACGAAGATCTTCTGCGCCCACTGCCCGCCTGGAATCCCAAAACCTGGTACTACAGATTGCTGGGTCTCTCCCTCAAAACAGCTGGCAAGTTATCCAGCGGCATTCGCCTTGGCTTTCGCTATGGGTTTGATTCGGGAGTCATGCTGGAATATGTCTACCGCAACCAGCCCAGCGGCATCACACCAGTAGGGATGTTAATTGATTGGATTTATTTGAACTCCCAGGGGTGGCGGGGTATCCGGCAGCGGTCAGAACTGCTAAAGAACACCCTGCGGCAGGTATTGCAGACCTACCGGCAGCAGGGGCTTCCCTGCAACCTGCTAGACGTCGCCTGTGGCGGGGGTCGTTACGATTTAGAGGTTTTGCAAGCGTTTCCCCCAGAAGCGATCAAGGCGACCCTACGCGACTATAAGTTAGAGAACGTCTCCAAAGCCCGTCAACTCGCCAGGCAGCTTGGCGTAGCGGCTCACATCGAACAGGCAGATGCCTTTAATGATGGCGACCTGAACCAGGTACATCCCCGCCCAACGGTCGTGGTAGTGTCTGGACTGCATGAAATTTTGCCAAACGATGCTCTGATCCGGCATCACTTTCAGCAGCTCTACCGCATCATGGATACGCGCAGCACCTTGATCTTTACCATTCAGCCCCACCATCCCCAGCTAGAGCTGATTGCCCGTACCCTACCCGCCCATACAGGTCGTCCCTGGGTGATGCGGCTCCGTTCTTGGGAACTGACTCACCAGTGGGCCGAAGCGGCAGGGTTCCAGAATTTTCAAGTTTGGATGGAGCCCAACGGTATTTTTGGAGTAGTTGTAGCAGAGAAGCAGCTCTAG
- a CDS encoding helix-turn-helix transcriptional regulator, translating into MGKAGKALRQVLEKYKISQNRLAVTMGIGRSTVNQWFNESSDPSAEAVTEIFAALETLNPIAAREFLTLYLGRPILGDDPS; encoded by the coding sequence ATGGGTAAAGCAGGAAAAGCACTCAGGCAAGTGCTTGAGAAGTACAAAATCAGCCAAAACCGCTTAGCGGTAACAATGGGAATCGGGCGCTCTACCGTTAACCAATGGTTCAACGAGTCTAGCGATCCCTCTGCTGAAGCGGTCACTGAGATCTTTGCTGCCCTGGAAACCCTAAATCCAATCGCTGCAAGAGAATTTCTCACCCTCTACCTAGGCCGTCCGATCTTGGGGGACGACCCATCCTGA
- the psaI gene encoding photosystem I reaction center subunit VIII: MAASFLPSILVPMVGIIFPAVAMAALFLYIERDDAAA, from the coding sequence ATGGCAGCTTCCTTTTTACCCTCGATTCTGGTGCCCATGGTCGGCATTATCTTTCCTGCTGTTGCGATGGCAGCTCTGTTTCTGTACATTGAGCGAGATGATGCCGCTGCTTAA
- a CDS encoding dihydrolipoamide acetyltransferase family protein encodes MIREVFMPALSSTMTEGKIVSWVKSPGDKIERGDTVVIVESDKADMDVESFHEGILAAIVVEAGGVAPVGHAIALLAETEAEIEEAKQRAASGTAGGAEPAAAEAYSAEPAATMAAAVATETAQNGSSAATTRSDRPIVSPRARKLAKELKVDLSSLQGSGPHGRIVAEDVEQAAGKTPTPAAPAPVAPAVAAPAPAPAPRPAVAAPAPAPVPAVPGQVVALNTLQQAVVRSMVASLAVPTFRVGYTITTDNLDALYKQIKSKGVTMTALLAKAVAVTLKKHPIVNAAYTEQGIQYNGSINVAVAVAMDDGGLITPVLRGADQLDIYSLSRSWQDLVARSRSKQLQPEEYNSGTFTLSNLGMFGVDRFDAILPPGQGGILAIGASRPTVVATADGLMGVKRQMQVNLTADHRIIYGADGAAFLKDLAHLIENDPQSLTL; translated from the coding sequence ATGATTCGTGAAGTTTTCATGCCTGCCCTAAGCTCAACCATGACAGAAGGCAAGATTGTCTCCTGGGTCAAGTCTCCTGGTGACAAGATTGAAAGGGGCGATACGGTGGTGATCGTGGAGTCTGACAAAGCAGACATGGACGTAGAGTCTTTCCACGAAGGGATTTTGGCGGCCATTGTCGTCGAAGCGGGGGGCGTGGCCCCGGTCGGACATGCGATCGCACTGCTAGCCGAAACCGAAGCCGAAATCGAAGAAGCCAAACAGCGAGCTGCCTCTGGTACTGCTGGCGGGGCTGAGCCTGCCGCTGCTGAGGCCTACAGCGCCGAACCTGCGGCCACAATGGCGGCGGCTGTCGCCACTGAAACGGCTCAAAACGGTTCGTCTGCTGCAACAACCCGCAGCGATCGCCCCATTGTCTCCCCTAGAGCCCGCAAGCTGGCTAAAGAACTTAAGGTTGACCTCAGCAGCCTGCAAGGCTCAGGCCCCCACGGTCGCATTGTCGCTGAAGACGTCGAACAGGCCGCTGGCAAAACGCCTACCCCGGCCGCGCCCGCTCCAGTCGCCCCCGCGGTGGCTGCGCCAGCCCCAGCTCCGGCTCCCCGGCCTGCTGTGGCAGCTCCCGCTCCAGCTCCAGTTCCAGCAGTTCCCGGTCAGGTAGTCGCGCTCAACACCCTGCAGCAGGCGGTGGTGCGCAGCATGGTTGCCAGCTTAGCGGTGCCTACCTTCCGCGTCGGCTACACCATTACCACCGACAATCTGGATGCGCTCTACAAGCAGATCAAGTCCAAAGGCGTCACCATGACGGCGCTGCTAGCTAAAGCCGTCGCTGTCACGCTGAAGAAGCACCCCATTGTCAATGCGGCCTATACCGAACAAGGCATTCAGTACAACGGCAGTATCAACGTCGCAGTCGCTGTGGCGATGGATGATGGCGGCCTGATTACGCCTGTCCTACGTGGCGCTGACCAGCTCGATATCTACTCTCTATCTCGTAGCTGGCAGGATTTGGTGGCCCGCTCCCGCAGCAAGCAGCTTCAGCCAGAAGAGTACAATTCAGGCACCTTCACCCTGTCTAACCTGGGCATGTTTGGGGTAGATCGCTTTGACGCGATTTTGCCTCCTGGTCAGGGTGGGATTCTAGCCATCGGTGCTTCTCGGCCTACGGTAGTGGCTACGGCAGATGGCTTAATGGGCGTGAAGCGGCAGATGCAGGTGAACCTCACCGCCGATCACCGGATTATCTATGGTGCAGATGGCGCTGCCTTTCTAAAAGATCTGGCTCACCTGATCGAAAATGACCCGCAGTCGCTGACGCTGTAG
- a CDS encoding FIST N-terminal domain-containing protein, with the protein MDETYEPMKWVSALSTRASLEGAVGEVVEHIQARFSGQPDLGLLFISSAFASELPRLLPLLQEALPMPALIGCSGGGVIGMSPDDLALEVEGKPALSLSVASLPGVKVHSFHLPSGALPDLDSPPGNWIDLIGVDPADNPQFILMADPFASGINDLLQGLDFAYPGAVKVGGLASANGLNRSSGLFCDRTLHQEGIVGVALCGHVVLDTIVAQGCRPIGNPYRVAEAERNILLRLEDPDSNNELRPPLEILQELFQILSEEDRSLAQHSLFIGVAQDGFKLTLEHGDFLIRNLLGVDPKAGAIAIGDRIRPGQRVQFHLRDARTSAEDLETLLSRYQLQSQFQTASPVGALLFSCMGRGEGLYKEPNFDSRLFNRFLDQVPLSGFFCGGEIGPIGGTTFLHGYTSVFGICRQP; encoded by the coding sequence ATGGATGAGACGTATGAACCCATGAAGTGGGTCAGCGCCCTATCTACTCGAGCCTCCCTAGAGGGCGCTGTTGGGGAGGTGGTTGAGCACATCCAGGCTCGCTTTTCAGGCCAGCCAGACCTGGGGTTGCTCTTTATTTCATCGGCTTTTGCCAGCGAACTTCCTCGGCTGTTGCCCCTGCTGCAAGAAGCCCTACCAATGCCTGCTCTGATCGGCTGTAGCGGCGGCGGGGTAATCGGCATGAGCCCCGACGATCTGGCCCTGGAAGTTGAGGGCAAGCCCGCCCTCAGCCTCAGTGTCGCCTCTCTACCGGGAGTCAAAGTTCACAGCTTCCATCTTCCTAGCGGAGCATTGCCTGACCTCGACAGTCCACCTGGCAACTGGATTGATCTAATCGGGGTAGACCCGGCAGACAACCCCCAGTTTATTCTGATGGCCGATCCCTTCGCCTCAGGCATCAATGATCTGCTGCAGGGTCTAGATTTTGCCTATCCCGGAGCCGTTAAGGTGGGTGGCTTGGCCAGTGCCAACGGCCTCAACCGCAGCAGCGGACTATTTTGCGATCGCACTCTGCACCAAGAAGGCATTGTCGGGGTCGCCCTCTGCGGTCACGTTGTTCTAGATACAATCGTGGCTCAGGGCTGTCGCCCGATCGGCAATCCCTACCGAGTTGCCGAAGCCGAGCGCAACATCTTGCTCAGGCTTGAAGACCCCGACAGCAATAATGAACTGCGCCCCCCGCTAGAGATTTTGCAGGAGCTGTTTCAAATCCTCAGCGAAGAAGACCGCAGCCTCGCTCAGCACTCTCTATTCATAGGTGTTGCCCAAGACGGCTTTAAGCTCACCCTAGAACACGGCGACTTCCTCATCCGCAACCTGCTCGGCGTAGATCCTAAAGCCGGGGCCATTGCCATTGGCGATCGCATTCGCCCCGGCCAGCGAGTGCAGTTTCACCTGCGCGATGCTCGAACCTCCGCCGAAGACCTAGAAACCCTGCTCAGCCGCTACCAACTCCAGTCGCAGTTTCAAACCGCCTCTCCAGTAGGAGCCCTGCTGTTTTCCTGCATGGGCCGGGGCGAAGGTCTATACAAAGAGCCCAACTTCGACTCCCGGCTATTTAACCGCTTCCTCGATCAGGTACCGCTTAGCGGCTTCTTCTGCGGCGGCGAAATTGGCCCCATTGGAGGAACCACATTTCTCCACGGGTATACCTCGGTATTCGGCATTTGTCGGCAGCCGTGA
- a CDS encoding YlqD family protein, with translation MDVAQSQLLLKRVVNIKAIVTPLWKEEAQKQLQTQINQVDSRLQQLEMQGQRMMSELQKQAETQPDNAALQQQFSEVQTRLNQDKSKLLQQKNQTLQQLQQVQTLELENEVEQGKVESFFNVNVGDNLVQKLQVEILIRDGIIQEIRGEL, from the coding sequence ATGGACGTAGCGCAATCCCAACTGCTGCTTAAGCGGGTGGTTAACATCAAAGCGATTGTTACTCCCTTGTGGAAAGAAGAAGCCCAAAAGCAGTTGCAGACTCAGATTAACCAGGTTGACAGTCGGCTCCAACAGCTTGAAATGCAGGGTCAGCGGATGATGTCGGAGCTGCAGAAGCAGGCCGAAACCCAGCCTGACAATGCCGCTCTGCAGCAGCAGTTTAGCGAGGTGCAAACCCGCCTAAACCAGGACAAGAGCAAACTGCTGCAGCAGAAAAATCAGACCCTGCAACAGCTCCAACAGGTTCAGACTCTAGAGCTAGAAAACGAAGTTGAGCAGGGCAAGGTTGAGAGCTTTTTCAACGTCAACGTGGGCGACAACCTGGTGCAAAAGCTCCAGGTGGAGATCTTGATTCGAGACGGCATCATCCAGGAAATTCGGGGTGAGCTGTAG
- a CDS encoding Spx/MgsR family RNA polymerase-binding regulatory protein, which produces MTLHVYGIPTCSTCKKALAWLDSQGVSYEFINTKAAPPLRSQIESWVATLGAKPLRNTSGQSYRALGAEKQTWSDAQWVDAFAADAMLLKRPLFVEAGQAVLAGFRGTDEELRQKLGL; this is translated from the coding sequence ATGACCCTACACGTTTACGGCATCCCTACTTGCAGCACATGCAAAAAAGCTCTGGCCTGGCTCGACAGTCAGGGCGTGAGCTACGAATTTATCAACACCAAGGCAGCACCGCCTTTGCGATCGCAGATCGAAAGCTGGGTTGCCACCTTGGGCGCTAAACCCTTGCGTAATACCTCCGGCCAGTCTTACCGAGCCTTGGGAGCAGAAAAGCAAACCTGGAGCGATGCCCAGTGGGTAGACGCCTTTGCCGCCGATGCCATGCTGCTCAAGCGCCCCCTCTTTGTAGAAGCGGGTCAAGCTGTTTTAGCAGGTTTTCGCGGCACGGATGAGGAACTGCGGCAGAAATTGGGGCTTTAG
- a CDS encoding DUF427 domain-containing protein: MTKAIWKGAVIAESDQCEVVEGNQYFPPDAIKQEYFQPSDTHTSCPWKGTASYYSVVVDGEVNKDAAWYYPEPKSAANNIKGYVAFWRGVKVEV, translated from the coding sequence ATGACGAAAGCTATTTGGAAGGGTGCCGTAATTGCTGAGAGCGATCAGTGTGAAGTAGTCGAAGGAAATCAATACTTCCCCCCCGATGCCATTAAGCAGGAATATTTTCAGCCCAGCGATACCCATACCAGCTGCCCCTGGAAAGGAACTGCCAGCTACTACAGTGTGGTGGTAGACGGCGAGGTGAATAAAGATGCTGCCTGGTACTATCCCGAACCTAAGTCTGCTGCTAACAATATCAAGGGGTATGTTGCGTTCTGGCGTGGCGTGAAGGTTGAGGTCTAA